CCCAGTCGCTGACGGTAAGGCGCGCGGTATCGCTGGTGGCGCGGAAGAGCTTGCGATGGAAGTTCATCCACGCGCGATGCTCCGCATCATACGGGGCGAGGTGGTGGCTGTAGCAGTTGGCGAAGACATGCTGCACCGACTGCCCCTCCAGCACCTGCGCGCTCTCGACCTGGATCGAGACCGCGTGCTTCTGCTTGATTGACTTGCCCTGGCTGAGGTCCCCGTAGTCAGCGGTGTACAGCCTGAGCGAGTACAACCTCCCCGGTTCCAGGCTCTTGATCTCCTGCGACACCGCATTCGGCCCCTCCGCGCTCCTTTTCGTCCACAGGAAAGTGTCGCCCTGGCTCGTCTGCGGGTAGCGCCCCTGCAGCCAGGAATACCCCGGCATGCTCTTGGTTGCCATGCTGCCCTGCGCGGCGGGTTGCAGTGTCCAGCCCTCCAGCGCGTCGGCGAAATCGCCGTTTTGCAGGTGCGGCAGTACGTAGGGGTCGGTCGAGAGAAGCTGGGTGTGGCCCTCGATGAAGTAGTGACGGTATAGCTTGCCCGCCCAGCGCACCATCTCCTCATCCGCGTAGGAGGACAGGTACTCCATCATCCCGTACAGGCCGTCGAACGCGGGGGCGATGGCGAGCGCCTGGAACTGCATGTCCATCCACACTGTGTAATTGACCCCCGGATCGGTGTCGAGGCTCTCCGGTGGCGCGGACATGTAGCCGAGCGTGACCAACATGCGCTTCTCCACCCCCGGCATCATCTTCTGCCAGCCCCGCATCCGCGCCACCAGGGTGTCCTCCAGCAGCGCTTGCGCCTGTCCCGGCGTCGGCTGTTCCGGCAGGTAGCGCTCGAACGCGAACCGATAGCCGCACTGTGCGACCGTCTGCGTTAACCGGCGCCCCCGCTCATAGATCGGTCCGCACCACGCGTAGAACATCTTGCGCCCAAACGCGGGGTTGTCGCACAGCCGTTTCACCGCCTCCGCCCATGCGACGTACTTCTCCTCGGACGCCTGCAGAAACTCGTCGGCGATGATCCCATCTGTCCTTGTCAGGGACTCGTGAAGCCGGCCTGCGATCATGCTACCAGCCTGTATGCCGTGGTTCGAGTGTCCGGGAAGAACCGGCGCTCGATGGCAAGCTCAGAAGCCCGTCAGAGCGGTCTCACGGGCGGTTAACAAGCACAGATTGTGCGAAGCACTGCCCGGCGGGTCGCCGCGTGAAGCGCCGGACGTCCGATCGAGACGTGATGCGCAGCCTAGCGGGAGCCCTTGGGGGCGGTAGTTGTCGGCAAGGGCACGATCGACCGCTCCTGCTCGCCGCGAGTCAGGGCCGTGGTCTCCTCGGCGGTGCGTACCACCTTGGGCGTGAGGAAGACCAGCAGCTCGCTGCGCTTGTTGGTCACCGTAGAGTGCCGGAACAGGTTCCCCAGCAGCGGCAGGTCGCCGAGCACGGGCACTTTGCTCACCAACCGGCGGCTGTTGTTGCTGATGATGCCGCCGAGGATGGCCGTCTGCCCGTCGGCGACGCGGATCGTCGCTTGCGCCGAGCGGCGCGCCACCGTGGGCGCCTGCACCGTCCCGAAGCTCTGGAACCCGAGCAGCTCGTTCGCCTCCTGCGTCACCTGCATCGTCACCGTGCCGTCGGGGGCGATCTGCGGCGTGACGGTGAGAATCACCCCCACGTCGAGGTATTGCACCGAGAAGGTCTCTGTCGTGTCGGTCGTGCGCACGCTGGACACGTACGGCGTCTGGGTGCTGATGTTGATCTCCGCGGGGCGGTTGTTGGAGGTGAAGATGCGCGGCGTGGACAGGATGGTGACCTTGTCGTCGGTGGCCAGGGCGTGCAGGAGAGTGTTGAGGCTGGCGCCGGCGATGGAGTAGCGGAAACCCAAGGTCTCCTGCGCCGCGCCTAGATCGGTGCCCACGGTGCCGGTGAGGTCATCGTTGCCCAGGTGGCGGTGTTCGGTCCAGCTCCACTCGAAGCCCAGCTTGCGCTCGGTGTCCAGGGCCACCTCGGCCACTATGGCCTCGATCAGAACCTGCGGCGGCGCCTGGTCAAGCTGCGCGATCAACTGCTTCATCAGCAGCGCGTACTCCGGCGGCGCTGAGATGATGAGCGAGTTGGTATTCGGCTCCGCCACCACCGAGACGTTGCCCCCCAACTCAATCACGTTCGCCGACTGGGCCCCGGCGGCAGCGGCGGCCGCGGCCGGCGGCGGGGCCACCTGCGCGACCACGCTATCTGCGGAGCCGCTCGTGGGCTCCTCCGCTCGGCTGGACGAAGCATCATCGAATGCGCGCGTCGTCGCGCCCGTGCGTTGGGAGGCGCTGGTGGTGCGCGTCGTCGGCTGTGCGGTTCGGGTGGTGGTCGTCGTCCGGGCCGCGCTCGATGCGCGGCCGCCCAGGGCCTGGTTGAGCGCGTTGGCGACATCGGTGGCGTTGGCGCGCTCGAGCGCGACGACGGTTAGATTCCCCTGCCGCTCCACCGGCCGGTCGAGGCTCTGGATGACCTCGGCGATCGCCTCCAGGCGCTCCTTGCTGGTGCTGACCAGGACCGCGTTGGTACGGGTGTCGGCGACCGCTTGCCCCGCCGCGGCGGTAGCTGTGCCGGCCCTGCCGCCCGAGGTTGCCGCCGCCGCCCCCAATAGCCGCCGCTGCCAGCCTGGCAGTTGCGCGCCGCCCGCCGTCGTCGCCGCCCCGCGGGGGGCGGTGAAGAACATCTGGGTCAGCAGCGAGGCGACATCGGAGGCGTCGGCGTAAGCCAGCGGAAAGACGCGCACCTGTCCCGCGTTGGCCGAGTCAACCTGTTCGATCACCTGCAGCAGCCGCGCGATGTTGCTCGCGTAGTCCGTGATCACCAGGGTGTTGCTGGCGGAGTTGCCGATGATGCTGGCCCCGGTGGTCACCAGCGGCGCCAGCTCGGCCTGCAGCTGCGCCGCGTCGGCGCCGCGCAGCGGGATGAGCTGGGTTACCACCTGGTCGCCTTCCGCGCCGGGCGAGCGTCCCACCGTCAGCCCCACATTGGACTGCACCGCCTTGGCCAGCGGCACCACCTTGAGTAGGCTCCCCTGCCGTATCGAGGTGAAACCGCGCACCTCCAGCACCGAGTTGAGGATGTCCAGCGCCTCCTGGCGCGACACCGGTTCGGGGCACATGATCGTCACCGCGCCGGTGAGGTTCGGGTCTTTCACCACCGTCAGGCCGAAAACGCGGCTGTAGAACTGCAGCAGGTTGTCAATGTCCAGCCCGCGCACGTCGAGGGTGACAACCTCGGCGGGCTGCGCGCGAATGTGCGCCGCCGGCAGCAGGAGCAGGCCCAGCGCCAGCACCGCGATCGCCAGTGAGGTCCTTCTCATGGCTGCTCTCCTTCCATCGGGCCCCGCGGCGGGCCGTTGCGCATTAGCATCTCGATCAGCCCCGGCGGCGGTTGCCCCCCGTCGGAACCGTCGCCCATGCCGGTGGGCGTTCCCACCCCGGGGGGCGCGCCTCGCCGCGCGCGCCACGCCGCCCGGCGGTCTGCGCTCTGGCCACCGGCCGCCGGGCGCGACTGCTGCGGCGGCGCATCAAGCGGCGTCGCGGTGAATGCCTCTGACAGGCGCAGCGCCGTGGTCACCCCGTCCCGCGTCAGCTGCACCTGATCGGCGCTGATGTCGCTCACGTGCGCTCCGTCCAGGGTCTGACCCACGCGCACGAACTCGGCGCGGCCGGTGGCGGAGTTGACGACGATGGCGATAGGGTCGCCATCGGCGGTGGCATAGCCGGCGTAGGTCCACTGCGGCTGCTCAACGGCACGCGCCGTGAAGGCCTCCACCGGCATGGGCTGCACCGGCGGCAGCGCCGGCAGCAGCGCCGGCGGGGCCGGTGGGCGCTGCTGCGCGGGGGGCAGGAACAGGTTGCGTTCGACCACCGCGTCGAAGCGCCACTCATCGGCCTTCGGCGCAGGCGCGACAGGGCGAACGGTGGCGCGGGCCGCGGGACGAGCAGACGCCGGGGCCGGCGCGGCCGAGCGGTTCGCTCCCCACGCGACGGCGACGATGACCAACGCGAATCCCGCCGCCGCGCTCTTCAGCGCGACCGCGCGGGGCCCCCGCCTGGAGTCTGATGCCTTTTTCATTTTGCGATCTCCCCGGGGCT
This genomic stretch from Armatimonadota bacterium harbors:
- the gspD gene encoding type II secretion system secretin GspD, with translation MRRTSLAIAVLALGLLLLPAAHIRAQPAEVVTLDVRGLDIDNLLQFYSRVFGLTVVKDPNLTGAVTIMCPEPVSRQEALDILNSVLEVRGFTSIRQGSLLKVVPLAKAVQSNVGLTVGRSPGAEGDQVVTQLIPLRGADAAQLQAELAPLVTTGASIIGNSASNTLVITDYASNIARLLQVIEQVDSANAGQVRVFPLAYADASDVASLLTQMFFTAPRGAATTAGGAQLPGWQRRLLGAAAATSGGRAGTATAAAGQAVADTRTNAVLVSTSKERLEAIAEVIQSLDRPVERQGNLTVVALERANATDVANALNQALGGRASSAARTTTTTRTAQPTTRTTSASQRTGATTRAFDDASSSRAEEPTSGSADSVVAQVAPPPAAAAAAAGAQSANVIELGGNVSVVAEPNTNSLIISAPPEYALLMKQLIAQLDQAPPQVLIEAIVAEVALDTERKLGFEWSWTEHRHLGNDDLTGTVGTDLGAAQETLGFRYSIAGASLNTLLHALATDDKVTILSTPRIFTSNNRPAEINISTQTPYVSSVRTTDTTETFSVQYLDVGVILTVTPQIAPDGTVTMQVTQEANELLGFQSFGTVQAPTVARRSAQATIRVADGQTAILGGIISNNSRRLVSKVPVLGDLPLLGNLFRHSTVTNKRSELLVFLTPKVVRTAEETTALTRGEQERSIVPLPTTTAPKGSR